A single region of the Saprospiraceae bacterium genome encodes:
- a CDS encoding BNR-4 repeat-containing protein, whose protein sequence is MFKKTSWPCFIVYFLYSFGVSSCSAPKPETAYLTDDGAWCWFSDPRAIYNGQEIITGWVKADGTIEAAAFNPQTKAIVTKTLYPKLQSDDHDNPAFVKTANGHLIATYTSHSGKDGFFMNTTSAGMDISSFGEAVKVPLLDSALLEEFPKVHVTYANPYRLQAENNRLYCFGRWTGYKPNMMWSDDDGKTWTTSKVMITNYPFDPNNRPYAKYYSDGISKIHIIFTDGHPRVEPTNSVYYAYYEAGAFYKADGSKIADMQSIPFEPKDATLIYQSNETSGRAWIADVAQDEKGNPVILYTKSPSETDHRYWYAKYDGENWVNTELCSAGKWFPQTPPGEEEREVHYFGNMCLYPANTNVVYLSRQINGVFEIERWQTKDNGQTWQTKAITQGSKLDNVRPYVPREGNEQQEVVFWMENHKYIHYTDYQTAIKYYIHQ, encoded by the coding sequence ATGTTCAAGAAAACGTCCTGGCCATGCTTTATAGTATATTTTCTCTACAGCTTTGGGGTTAGCAGCTGTAGTGCACCGAAGCCTGAAACGGCATACCTGACAGATGATGGTGCTTGGTGTTGGTTTTCCGATCCACGCGCCATTTATAATGGGCAGGAAATCATCACGGGCTGGGTGAAGGCAGACGGAACCATTGAAGCTGCCGCATTTAACCCCCAAACCAAAGCAATCGTGACAAAAACTTTATATCCAAAACTCCAATCGGATGATCACGATAACCCTGCTTTTGTAAAAACGGCTAATGGCCATTTGATAGCGACGTATACTTCTCATTCAGGTAAGGATGGTTTTTTTATGAATACGACTTCAGCCGGGATGGATATTTCAAGTTTTGGGGAGGCTGTAAAGGTTCCCCTCTTGGATTCGGCCTTACTCGAGGAATTCCCCAAAGTTCACGTCACTTACGCCAATCCCTATCGGCTGCAAGCGGAAAATAACCGCTTGTATTGCTTTGGCCGTTGGACTGGTTACAAACCCAACATGATGTGGTCGGATGATGATGGGAAAACCTGGACCACTAGCAAAGTAATGATTACCAACTATCCCTTTGATCCCAATAATCGACCTTATGCCAAATACTACTCCGACGGCATATCCAAAATACATATCATTTTTACGGATGGACACCCCAGGGTAGAGCCAACCAATTCGGTCTATTATGCCTATTATGAAGCGGGGGCTTTTTACAAGGCAGATGGAAGCAAAATCGCAGATATGCAAAGCATTCCCTTCGAACCCAAAGATGCCACCCTGATTTATCAATCAAACGAGACCTCGGGCCGGGCCTGGATTGCAGATGTGGCCCAGGATGAGAAGGGGAATCCTGTTATTCTCTACACTAAAAGCCCCAGCGAAACCGATCACCGCTACTGGTACGCAAAATATGACGGCGAAAATTGGGTCAATACGGAGCTTTGCAGTGCGGGCAAATGGTTTCCGCAGACGCCCCCAGGGGAGGAAGAACGAGAGGTGCATTATTTTGGCAACATGTGCTTGTATCCTGCTAATACGAATGTGGTATACCTCTCTCGTCAAATCAATGGTGTTTTTGAAATTGAAAGATGGCAAACCAAGGACAATGGCCAGACCTGGCAAACCAAAGCCATTACCCAGGGCTCAAAATTGGATAACGTCAGGCCCTATGTGCCTCGGGAAGGGAATGAGCAGCAAGAGGTCGTATTTTGGATGGAAAATCACAAATATATCCACTATACTGATTATCAAACGGCCATCAAATACTATATTCACCAATGA
- a CDS encoding SDR family oxidoreductase: MKNQRKVALVTGSATGVGAATCKQLAENGWNVVINYAKSKAEAEKTAKECQQLGAEVLICQADVANDDNCRSMVIQTIEKWGRLDALVNNAGTTKFCQYSDLEGLTKADFLNLYEINVVGAYQMTRAAVPHLKASLDGVIVNTSSVSAISGVGSSIAYAASKGALSTMTLSLAHALAPRVRVNAVCPGFIQGRWTQEFLGDKYEAVKEVIEKGTLLRQTALPEDIADSIVFLIEKAKMMTGQILTVDGGKIINQSTF; encoded by the coding sequence AACTGGGTCGGCCACGGGGGTGGGCGCCGCCACTTGCAAGCAATTGGCCGAGAACGGCTGGAATGTCGTCATCAACTATGCAAAGAGTAAGGCCGAAGCTGAAAAAACGGCGAAGGAATGCCAGCAGTTGGGGGCGGAAGTCTTAATTTGCCAGGCAGATGTAGCCAATGACGATAACTGCCGATCAATGGTCATCCAAACCATCGAAAAATGGGGTAGGCTAGATGCTTTGGTGAACAATGCGGGCACTACTAAATTTTGCCAATATTCGGACTTAGAGGGATTGACGAAAGCAGATTTTTTGAACCTATATGAAATCAATGTGGTAGGGGCTTACCAAATGACGCGAGCTGCTGTTCCTCATTTGAAAGCATCCTTGGATGGCGTGATCGTTAATACGTCTTCGGTCAGTGCTATCTCAGGGGTAGGCAGCTCTATTGCCTATGCCGCCTCCAAAGGAGCACTTTCTACTATGACCCTTTCCTTGGCACATGCGCTGGCGCCTCGCGTTCGGGTCAATGCCGTGTGCCCCGGCTTTATTCAGGGGAGGTGGACCCAAGAATTTTTGGGCGACAAATACGAAGCGGTGAAAGAAGTGATTGAAAAAGGAACCCTGTTGCGACAAACGGCTTTACCCGAAGACATTGCCGACAGCATTGTTTTTTTGATAGAAAAAGCTAAAATGATGACGGGGCAGATACTAACGGTTGATGGCGGTAAAATAATCAACCAATCTACGTTTTAG